A region of Treponema sp. J25 DNA encodes the following proteins:
- the hflC gene encoding protease modulator HflC, producing the protein MRSLITTLIIIVVLGIAFLLAGPFYTIEEGEQAVVVQLGKIVAVHTNAGLHIKTPFLDDVVKYPRRIMAWDGEPQRIPTKENQFIWVDTTARWKIADPRKFYESIQTMEAAYSRLDDIIDSAVRTVIAENWLRETVRNSNRIRQSKAEEIENFELGSEQDAGQLSAFTRSDVTYEVVQKGRRKLAEEILQRARQTVPEYGIELIDVVPRQIKYSDELTQSVYNRMIKERNQIAQAFRSYGEGKKAEWQGKLENERRAILSAAYEKAEKIKGEADAEATRIYAQAYSRDPEFFDFWRSIESYKTTMPQFSKTLSTDMDYFKYLYSPRGR; encoded by the coding sequence ATGAGATCATTGATAACTACCCTCATCATAATAGTAGTGTTAGGAATCGCCTTTCTCTTGGCAGGTCCCTTCTATACAATCGAGGAAGGAGAGCAGGCGGTCGTCGTCCAATTAGGAAAGATCGTAGCGGTGCATACCAATGCGGGGCTTCATATAAAAACCCCCTTCCTCGACGACGTGGTAAAGTACCCTCGACGCATCATGGCCTGGGATGGGGAACCCCAGCGGATCCCTACCAAGGAAAACCAGTTCATCTGGGTTGATACGACGGCGCGCTGGAAAATTGCGGACCCCCGTAAATTTTATGAATCTATCCAGACCATGGAAGCGGCCTACTCCCGTCTGGACGATATCATCGATTCGGCGGTTCGCACGGTTATAGCCGAAAACTGGCTTCGAGAAACGGTGCGGAATTCTAACCGGATCCGCCAGAGCAAAGCAGAGGAAATAGAAAATTTTGAACTCGGTTCGGAACAGGACGCGGGACAACTTTCCGCCTTTACCCGAAGCGATGTTACCTATGAGGTAGTCCAGAAGGGTCGCCGCAAACTGGCAGAAGAGATCCTTCAGCGGGCCCGCCAAACCGTGCCCGAATACGGCATCGAACTTATCGATGTGGTGCCCCGCCAGATTAAATATTCCGATGAGCTTACCCAGAGCGTGTATAACCGGATGATTAAGGAGCGAAATCAGATAGCCCAGGCCTTCCGGTCCTACGGAGAAGGGAAAAAGGCCGAATGGCAGGGGAAACTCGAAAACGAGCGCCGGGCTATCCTTTCGGCGGCCTATGAAAAGGCGGAAAAGATTAAGGGCGAAGCCGATGCGGAGGCCACCCGCATTTATGCCCAGGCCTACAGTCGAGATCCGGAATTCTTCGACTTCTGGCGCAGTATTGAATCTTACAAAACCACCATGCCCCAATTCAGTAAAACCCTTTCCACCGACATGGATTACTTTAAATATCTATATTCACCCCGAGGGAGGTAG
- a CDS encoding DNA-directed RNA polymerase subunit omega, with translation MIFPLEQLIEFDGNVYEITCAAARRAYQLAMMKDPEIEANDGKVVSLAARQLFTRQIEYRLES, from the coding sequence ATGATATTCCCTCTGGAACAGCTTATTGAATTTGATGGCAATGTCTACGAAATTACCTGTGCGGCTGCCCGGCGGGCGTATCAGCTTGCGATGATGAAAGACCCGGAAATCGAAGCTAATGATGGCAAGGTAGTTTCCCTTGCGGCCCGCCAGCTCTTTACTCGCCAGATCGAATACCGCCTGGAGTCGTAG